The Anopheles coluzzii chromosome 2, AcolN3, whole genome shotgun sequence genome window below encodes:
- the LOC120952507 gene encoding uncharacterized protein LOC120952507 — MYALAVSVALACIVLQVAYSRPDFGIRGTIDGVSNVNARAILVKEYFLRVNDYIIPDQKSDIATLRDAAKTLQAIGQSVNNLGPALMDALTTATDNDSGDVNATFALINMARLNFEGYVEINLNEQILNLNTLLGMHVRDQLVDDFYHISNRLAAVNNTLGQLQTAVVAANNAAGEGPVSQDLIRQFVNADLVAQLSRHLTLLAYRIPVLTYTVTSSLENIEQADAYYYGLVQDSDRVLNEIETSGDEFNMLAGNYSLLVEQQMNQLIADYKPELSLANDSATALNVTALATVVTNLKNVTDAKLAETLKAYKDLYLPAILALSKLLPIESNFSFLTGENPAAVLVGVLIANGPFSRFCFWKYSSLLHNILLTSNFAAECYDREYNRLSTLQQALLLQIELISYSLEIVNPYSVVCGFLPPSVALRTEQCANEIASYFNIISNDFSSKLGAFVNLTSIELNASKQRLSVCWSAKIQSTFVKYQTLIPEIRNCSLTGPEL, encoded by the exons ATGTACGCGTTGGCTGTGTCTGTTGCGTTGGCCTGCATCGTACTGCAG GTCGCGTATTCCCGTCCCGACTTTGGCATCCGGGGCACGATCGATGGGGTGAGCAACGTCAACGCGCGAGCCATCCTGGTGAAGGAGTACTTTCTGCGTGTGAACGACTACATTATACCGGACCAGAAGAGTGACATTGCGACGCTTCGCGATGCGGCTAAAACGCTGCAGGCGATCGGTCAGTCGGTGAACAACCTCGGACCGGCCCTGATGGATGCACTGACGACCGCCACGGACAACGACAGTGGGGATGTTAATGCGACGTTCGCACTGATCAACATGGCTCGGTTAAATTTCGAGGGCTACGTTGAAATCAATCTAAACGAACAGATCCTCAACCTGAACACGCTACTGGGCATGCATGTGCGCGATCAGCTAGTGGACGATTTCTATCACATCTCCAACCGACTGGCCGCGGTGAACAACACGCTCGGTCAGCTGCAGACGGCAGTTGTGGCGGCAAACAACGCAGCCGGCGAGGGCCCTGTGTCGCAGGATCTGATTAGACAGTTTGTGAATGCCGATCTGGTGGCTCAGCTGTCCCGCCATCTTACCCTGCTCGCCTACCGCATTCCCGTGCTGACGTACACCGTGACCTCCTCGCTGGAGAACATCGAGCAGGCGGACGCGTACTACTACGGGCTGGTACAGGACTCGGACCGTGTGCTGAACGAGATCGAAACGTCGGGCGACGAGTTCAACATGCTCGCGGGCAACTACTCCCTGCTCGTGGAGCAACAGATGAACCAACTGATTGCCGATTACAAACCGGAACTGTCGCTCGCGAACGATTCGGCTACCGCGCTGAACGTGACCGCTCTTGCGACGGTCGTAACCAACCTGAAGAACGTGACGGACGCCAAACTGGCCGAAACGCTGAAAGCCTACAAGGACCTGTACCTGCCCGCCATTCTAGCGCTGTCGAAGCTGCTGCCCATCGAGTCGAACTTCTCCTTCCTGACGGGCGAAAATCCGGCCGCCGTGCTGGTAGGGGTGCTGATTGCGAACGGTCCCTTTTCGCGGTTCTGCTTCTGGAAGTACTCGAGCCTGCTGCACAACATTCTGCTCACGTCCAACTTTGCCGCCGAGTGCTACGATCGCGAATACAACCGGCTGAGCACGCTGCAGcaggcgctgctgctgcagatcgAGCTGATCTCGTACAGTCTGGAGATCGTGAACCCGTACTCAGTAGTGTGTGGGTTCCTGCCACCATCCGTCGCCCTGCGGACGGAACAGTGCGCGAACGAG ATCGCATCCTACTTCAACATAATTTCGAACGATTTTAGCAGTAAGCTGGGGGCGTTCGTTAATCTGACCTCCATTGAGCTTAATGCTAGCAAGCAGCGACTGAGCGTATGCTGGTCGGCCAAGATACAGTCCACGTTTGTCAAGTACCAGACGCTCATTCCGGAAATAAGAAACTGCTCCTTGACCGGTCCCGAACTGTAG
- the LOC120951809 gene encoding elongation of very long chain fatty acids protein 7-like, which translates to MLVLRYLASFYHYVNYEVSDPRVNDWFLMKTPWPGAAILGLYLMFVLKWGPKWMENRKPFQIDTIIKYYNLIQVVLCAFLFVEGFRLGYLRGYSFLCQPVDYSPTEIPIAIARRCYYYFLVKVLDLLDTIFFVLRKKQNQVSFLHVYHHTGMVMLVWSGVKWFPGGHGVFMGFINSFVHVVMYAYYFLTSANPKYKNNLWWKKYITQLQIIQFGMIFLQWFVLLFQPNCTFPKWPLFVILPQNLFMFCLFLDFYYQAYIKKKPPTVAARRSAELQQNGIHKSDSNGKAMNGDYNGKLANGADCTKRNSSKEVSVTS; encoded by the exons ATGCTGGTGCTACGGTACTTGGCATCGTTCTATCACTACGTCAACTACGAAGTCAGTG ATCCACGGGTCAATGATTGGTTCCTGATGAAAACGCCCTGGCCGGGGGCCGCCATTCTCGGCCTCTATCTAATGTTCGTCCTCAAGTGGGGCCCGAAATGGATGGAGAATAGGAAACCGTTCCAGATCGACACGATCATCAAGTACTACAATCTGATACAGGTCGTGCTGTGTGCGTTCCTGTTCGTCGAG GGCTTTCGGCTTGGGTATTTGCGCGGGTACAGCTTTCTCTGTCAACCGGTCGACTACTCGCCGACCGAGATACCGATCGCGATCGCACGccgctgctactactacttccTCGTGAAGGTGCTCGATCTGCTCGACACGATCTTCTTCGTGCTGCGCAAAAAGCAGAACCAGGTTAGCTTCCTGCACGTGTACCATCACACCGGCATGGTGATGCTGGTCTGGAGCGGCGTCAAATGGTTCCCCGGCGGGCACGGTGTGTTTATGGGCTTCATCAACAGCTTCGTGCACGTGGTCATGTACGCGTACTACTTCCTCACCTCCGCCAATCCCAAGTACAAAAACAACCTTTGGTGGAAGAAGTACATCACGCAGCTGCAGATC ATCCAGTTCGGCATGATCTTCCTGCAGTGGTTCGTGCTACTGTTCCAGCCCAACTGTACCTTCCCCAAGTGGCCACTGTTTGTCATTCTGCCGCAGAATCTCTTcatgttctgtctcttcctgGACTTTTACTACCAGGCGTACATCAAGAAAAAGCCACCGACCGTTGCCGCACGGCGGTCAGCGGAACTCCAGCAGAACGGTATCCACAAGAGTGACTCGAACGGCAAGGCGATGAATGGCGACTACAACGGCAAGCTGGCCAATGGCGCAGACTGCACAAAGCGCAACTCATCCAAAGAGGTCAGTGTCACCTCGTAA
- the LOC120952255 gene encoding brachyurin-like has translation MKCVISLTLVGLLALLHGVSPLPTTSSSSSFGIDWSEVRPIEEFDHIKAHLRTPTTAAQNTPNRRIVNGQEARPGQFPYQVALLGQFNSGVGLCGASIITQRYVLTAAHCVYIGVDASTPVANGTAILGAHNRMIEEPSQQRITFSASGVIGHPGYDLFDVRNDIAVVRLDEPILYTDRIQPIRLPGRSDTRTFAGLMGTVSGYGVYSTANPGLSDVLNYVLNPVITNADCRAAWSGFEWLIEPQNVCQSGDGGRSACNSDSGGPLTVQDNGESLQVGVVSFGSAGGCDNGIPTVFARVTYYLDWIEANSDFTPDL, from the coding sequence ATGAAGTGTGTAATTTCACTCACGCTGGTAGGCCTTCTGGCACTGCTTCACGGTGTTTCACCACTCCCCACcacctcttcttcttcctcgttCGGAATCGACTGGTCCGAGGTGCGTCCGATCGAGGAGTTCGATCACATCAAAGCTCACCTCCGCACGCCAACCACCGCGGCACAAAACACTCCCAACCGTCGCATCGTTAACGGACAAGAAGCACGCCCCGGTCAGTTCCCCTATCAAGTGGCCCTACTTGGACAGTTCAACAGCGGTGTTGGCCTATGTGGTGCCTCAATCATTACCCAACGCTACGTCCTAACGGCGGCACACTGTGTCTACATCGGGGTCGATGCTAGTACTCCCGTCGCCAACGGTACTGCCATCCTGGGCGCCCACAACCGCATGATCGAGGAACCGTCCCAGCAGCGCATCACGTTCAGCGCGAGCGGAGTCATTGGCCATCCCGGGTACGATCTGTTCGACGTGCGCAATGACATTGCGGTGGTGCGGCTAGACGAACCGATCCTGTACACGGACCGGATTCAACCGATCCGTCTGCCGGGCCGGTCCGATACGCGTACCTTTGCCGGACTGATGGGTACCGTGTCCGGGTACGGTGTGTACTCGACCGCTAACCCAGGGCTTTCCGATGTGCTCAACTACGTACTGAATCCCGTCATAACTAACGCGGACTGTCGGGCCGCGTGGAGTGGATTTGAGTGGCTGATCGAGCCACAGAACGTCTGCCAGTCGGGTGATGGAGGTCGTTCGGCCTGCAACAGTGACTCCGGTGGCCCACTGACGGTGCAGGATAACGGGGAAAGCTTGCAGGTGGGTGTCGTTTCCTTTGGTTCGGCGGGCGGTTGTGACAATGGCATTCCGACAGTGTTTGCCCGCGTTACCTACTATCTGGACTGGATTGAGGCGAACTCGGACTTTACCCCGGATCTGTGA